From one Aspergillus fumigatus Af293 chromosome 8, whole genome shotgun sequence genomic stretch:
- a CDS encoding glycosyltransferase family 2 protein: MYELLAFITLPWVIAHPRLFMAVAAATTYFMHSTGRTFHNVRANMASQVTGILPEDLRRDDVLSNRMTVVFLHLFVFRYLRLIVHLISFWLFYHPTPVPKNPALSPSDCTIILPTVDPKNRDFEECITSCLRNTPGAIIIVTVGDQLTKLTKDIIAPYKRIFPNTEISVRTADEANKRRQVAHGLRYVKTKITVLLDDHVVWPTERFLPTILAPFEDPKVGIVGTNKRVRRTDTGFNIRSFWNMLGALYLERHNFEIRATNAIDNGVFVVSGRTSAHRSEILKDPKFIAEFTNERFFFGLFGPLNADDDNFITRWDVRHGWKVKIQYCPDAMIETTLGTYPKFLSQCLRWVRTTWRSNSASLFTDRTVWYTQPWCVYAVYWTSFVNFALFYDGALAYTLLKSPLGTADNLKYLAAWIFCTKMVKLTPYFLREPQDLVMLPGYFAFAYFHSLIKLYAGLTFWETNWGGRNLSAVNTQTGGGPEGDDDDDDDDDDADDSSDDSIDGGVQLPPTPPSSRRRKTAGSSRAGSGGNASGSNRVQSRASTVDTKTPRKMQTQAMMRESSSSRSSTSSSTSSKWQRCPGCRKLHSDSGTVCQVRDVWGR, encoded by the coding sequence ATGTACGAACTCCTTGCCTTTATAACCCTACCTTGGGTAATTGCTCACCCTCGGTTATTCATGGCAGTAGCAGCTGCCACGACATACTTCATGCACTCGACTGGCCGGACCTTTCACAACGTACGCGCGAACATGGCCTCCCAGGTAACTGGCATTCTGCCCGAAGACCTTCGAAGAGACGACGTTCTCTCCAACCGAATGACGGTAGTCTTTCTTCATCTGTTCGTCTTCCGGTATTTGCGTCTCATCGTCCATCTTATCTCCTTCTGGCTCTTCTACCATCCTACCCCTGTCCCCAAAAACCCTGCCCTTTCCCCATCTGACTGCACAATCATCCTCCCCACCGTTGATCCCAAGAACAGAGACTTTGAAGAGTGTATCACCTCGTGCCTTCGGAACACACCAGGtgccatcatcattgttACTGTTGGAGACCAACTGACGAAGCTGACcaaagacatcatcgccccCTACAAGCGGATATTCCCGAATACCGAGATCTCTGTCAGAACCGCCGACGAAGCTAACAAGCGCCGACAGGTCGCGCATGGCCTTCGATACGTCAAGACGAAGATCACCGTCCTGCTCGATGATCACGTCGTCTGGCCTACCGAACGCTTCCTCCCGACCATCCTGGCGCCGTTCGAAGACCCGAAGGTGGGCATCGTCGGAACGAACAAGCGTGTCCGCCGTACCGACACAGGGTTCAACATCAGATCGTTCTGGAACATGCTTGGTGCGCTATACCTGGAACGACACAACTTTGAGATCCGTGCTACTAACGCGATTGACAATGGCGTGTTTGTCGTTTCCGGCCGCACGTCTGCGCATCGGTCTGAGATTCTCAAGGATCCCAAGTTCATCGCCGAGTTCACGAACGAGAGATTCTTCTTCGGGCTGTTTGGTCCCCTGAACGCGGACGATGACAACTTCATCACCCGCTGGGACGTCCGACACGGGTGGAAGGTCAAGATCCAGTACTGCCCCGACGCAATGATCGAGACGACCCTGGGTACGTATCCCAAGTTCCTCTCTCAGTGTCTGCGCTGGGTCCGAACGACCTGGCGCAGCAACTCGGCCAGCTTGTTCACTGACAGGACGGTCTGGTATACCCAGCCATGGTGCGTGTACGCCGTCTACTGGACCTCGTTCGTCAATTTTGCCTTGTTCTACGACGGTGCGTTGGCGTATACCCTGCTCAAAAGTCCGCTCGGAACCGCTGATAACCTGAAATATCTCGCGGCCTGGATCTTCTGCACGAAGATGGTCAAGCTAACGCCGTACTTTCTCCGCGAGCCCCAGGATCTCGTCATGCTGCCGGGCTATTTTGCCTTTGCCTATTTCCACAGTTTGATTAAGCTGTATGCGGGGTTGACCTTCTGGGAGACTAATTGGGGAGGCAGGAACCTGTCAGCCGTCAATACCCAGACTGGTGGCGGCCCCGaaggcgacgacgacgacgacgacgacgacgacgacgcaGACGACAGCAGCGACGATAGTATCGACGGCGGTGTGCAGCTTCCGCCTACTCCGCCTTCATCACGCCGGAGAAAGACAGCCGGTAGTTCCAGGGCGGGCAGCGGAGGTAATGCTTCAGGATCTAATCGTGTACAGTCTAGGGCTTCCACCGTCGACACCAAGACACCACGGAAAATGCAGACTCAAGCTATGATGAGAGAGTCGTCTTCAAGCAGGTCGAGCACATCGAGCAGCACCTCGTCAAAATGGCAGCGATGTCCCGGTTGTCGGAAGCTGCATTCTGATTCTGGGACTGTGTGCCAAGTCAGGGATGTATGGGGCCGATAA
- a CDS encoding putative endoglucanase → MRTSRSLLRINSHLVCGAIRLAVLCASRAAARTAEHAYEFKSVTITGGGYITGIVGHPTKKDLLYALTDIGSTYRWEQELNKWIPVTDLVGPEDENLLGTESVATDIFIWRKAGSRVPITLRSSFHSGQPMQWRARIFLAKRATSTDSGPMISTPRSRCSASLFLEPEHNLGVMTIDASGKYVISPSVQAETPPANDSGPYASNDGGKTWASPHGLTMQTPYISSDRVQPKTFYAFSGGVWYVSTDGGFSYDAVDATKLGLPAHTGAVPVVSADRAGEIGLALGSNGRINHKGTVADLITVGAAAPGSVKPALFIRGSTGHPKKSGYRVYQSDDNASTWDGVDDDDHCYGEFDLIQEDPRVYGRVYLGTGGRGLLYADIGPHDQARRGMYQEQEVFD, encoded by the exons ATGCGGACTAGCAGAAGTCTTCTCCGCATAAACTCTCATTTAGTCTGCGGGGCAATCC GGCTGGCGGTACTCTGCGCATCGCGTGCCGCCGCGCGTACTGCCGAACATGCATACGAGTTCAAATCTGTCACGATCACAGGAGGAGGCTACATCACCGGCATCGTGGGCCACCCAACCAAAAAGGACCTGCTATACGCCCTTACCGACATCGGTAGCACCTATCGCTGGGAACAGGAGCTGAACAAATGGATCCCAGTCACCGACCTCGTTGGCCCCGAGGACGAGAATCTGCTGGGGACGGAGAGCGTGGCTACGGATATCTTTATTTGGCGCAAGGCCGGTTCCCGAGTTCCAATAACTCTGCGTTCTTCGT TCCATTCCGGGCAGCCGATGCAATGGAGGGCGCGCATTTTCTTAGCGAAGCGGGCGACATCAACGGATTCCGGCCCGATGATCTCGACACCCCGCAGTCGATGTTCGGCCTCCCTGTTTCTCGAACCTGAACACAACCTGGGCGTTATGACCATCGATGCCTCCGGAAAGTACGTCATCTCGCCATCTGTGCAGGCTGAGACCCCGCCAGCGAACGACTCCGGTCCGTATGCCTCGAACGACGGGGGCAAGACCTGGGCATCGCCTCACGGGCTGACTATGCAGACACCATACATTAGCTCTGACCGCGTACAGCCCAAGACATTCTACGCTTTCTCCGGTGGCGTTTGGTACGTCAGCACGGACGGCGGCTTCTCATatgatgctgttgatgcAACAAAGCTGGGATTACCTGCGCACACCGGCGCTGTCCCCGTTGTGAGTGCCGACAGGGCAGGCGAGATCGGGCTAGCACTGGGAAGCAATGGA CGCATCAACCACAAGGGAACAGTTGCCGACTTGATCACCGTGGGTGCAGCTGCTCCTGGGTCTGTGAAGCCGGCACTGTTTATTCGAGGTTCCACTGGTCATCCGAAGAAGAGTGGTTATAGGGTCTATCAGTCAGATGATAACGCGTCAACATGGGACggagttgatgatgacgaccaTTGCTATGGAGAGttcgatctcatccaggAAGACCCTCGAGTGTATGGACGTGTGTACCTAGGTACAGGCGGCCGTGGTCTTCTCTACGCAGATATTGGCCCGCACGATCAGGCAAGGAGGGGAATGTACCAGGAACAGGAGGTATTTGATTAG